The Kaustia mangrovi genome has a segment encoding these proteins:
- a CDS encoding DNA polymerase III subunit gamma/tau translates to MSETDNTPAEGQGATANPSPDGADATGGEASGYRVLARKYRPRTFEDLIGQDAMVRTLANAFRAGRIAQAYMLTGVRGVGKTTTARLIARALNYTGGDDRPSVEMDGFGEHCEAILESRHPDVIEMDAASRTGVEDIRELIEGVRYRPIAARYKVYIIDEVHMLSKAAFNALLKTLEEPPEHVKFIFATTEIRKVPVTVLSRCQRFDLRRLDAELLIAHFRKVSAAENVEADDEALKLIARAAEGSVRDGLSLLDQAIAYGGAHIEAAAVRDMLGLADRGRIVDLFEAVLRGEAADALGHLKALYDYGADPASVLADMAELTHWITRLKVVPGAADDVTRTEVERTRGVAIAGEINMPALTRAWQMLLKGLGEVNYASNPMAAAEMVLIRMAYAAELPTPDEIIRRMGDGPGAAAGTGAPQGTGGGQVAAMARPAPAAPAQAAPQDGPTAHAGGPAPAAAAATAPEAGETAAPASARTRFATFAEIVSYVGRKRDIRLKTALERHVRPVRVAPGTIEIALEPDAPQGLSNELARKLEQWTGERWGVAISNEPGEKPLAEQERDRRDSLFREARESTVVQAVLGRFPGAEIVDVREFGGLEPPDDDPDAGELDDGTEGPDEE, encoded by the coding sequence TTGAGCGAAACGGACAACACCCCCGCTGAGGGACAGGGCGCGACCGCCAACCCGTCCCCCGACGGCGCCGACGCGACCGGCGGCGAGGCGTCCGGCTACCGCGTTCTCGCGCGCAAATACCGCCCACGGACATTCGAGGACCTGATCGGCCAGGACGCCATGGTGCGCACCCTGGCGAACGCCTTCAGGGCGGGCCGCATCGCGCAGGCCTACATGCTGACCGGCGTGCGCGGCGTGGGCAAGACGACGACGGCGCGGCTGATCGCGCGCGCGCTCAACTATACCGGCGGGGACGACCGGCCGAGCGTGGAGATGGACGGCTTCGGCGAGCATTGCGAGGCGATCCTCGAATCGCGCCATCCCGACGTCATCGAGATGGACGCCGCCTCGCGCACCGGCGTGGAGGATATCCGCGAGCTCATCGAGGGCGTGCGCTACCGGCCCATCGCGGCACGCTACAAGGTCTACATCATCGACGAGGTTCACATGCTCTCCAAGGCGGCGTTCAACGCGCTGCTGAAGACGCTGGAGGAGCCGCCGGAGCATGTGAAGTTCATCTTCGCGACGACCGAGATCCGCAAGGTCCCGGTCACAGTGCTGTCGCGCTGCCAGCGCTTCGACCTGCGCCGGCTCGACGCGGAGCTCCTGATCGCCCATTTCCGCAAGGTCTCCGCGGCCGAGAATGTCGAGGCGGACGACGAGGCGCTCAAGCTCATCGCCCGTGCCGCGGAGGGCTCCGTGCGCGACGGGCTCTCGCTTCTCGACCAGGCCATCGCCTATGGCGGGGCGCATATCGAGGCGGCGGCGGTGCGCGACATGCTGGGGCTCGCCGACCGGGGCCGCATCGTCGATCTGTTCGAGGCGGTGCTGCGCGGCGAGGCGGCCGACGCGCTCGGGCATCTCAAGGCGCTTTACGACTACGGCGCCGACCCGGCGAGCGTGCTCGCCGACATGGCCGAGCTCACCCACTGGATCACGCGGCTCAAGGTCGTGCCGGGCGCCGCCGACGACGTGACGCGCACCGAGGTGGAGCGCACGCGCGGCGTGGCGATTGCCGGCGAGATCAACATGCCCGCCCTCACGCGCGCCTGGCAGATGCTGCTCAAGGGCCTCGGCGAGGTGAACTACGCCTCCAACCCCATGGCGGCGGCGGAGATGGTGCTGATCCGCATGGCCTATGCCGCCGAGCTGCCCACGCCCGACGAGATCATCCGCCGGATGGGCGACGGCCCGGGCGCCGCTGCCGGGACCGGCGCGCCCCAGGGCACGGGCGGCGGCCAGGTGGCGGCCATGGCGCGCCCCGCGCCGGCGGCCCCCGCACAGGCGGCCCCGCAGGACGGTCCCACCGCGCATGCCGGCGGCCCGGCGCCCGCTGCCGCCGCGGCGACGGCCCCCGAAGCCGGCGAGACGGCCGCCCCCGCCTCCGCCCGGACGCGCTTTGCGACATTCGCCGAGATCGTCTCCTATGTCGGGCGCAAGCGGGACATCCGCCTCAAGACGGCGCTCGAACGCCATGTCCGGCCCGTGCGCGTCGCGCCGGGGACCATCGAGATCGCGCTCGAACCCGATGCGCCCCAGGGGCTCTCCAACGAGCTGGCCCGCAAGCTCGAGCAGTGGACCGGCGAGCGCTGGGGGGTTGCCATCAGCAACGAGCCGGGCGAGAAGCCGCTTGCCGAGCAGGAGCGCGACCGGCGCGACAGCCTGTTCCGCGAGGCGCGCGAAAGCACAGTCGTTCAGGCGGTGCTCGGCCGGTTTCCCGGCGCGGAGATCGTCGATGTCCGCGAGTTCGGCGGCCTGGAGCCCCCCGACGACGACCCGGATGCGGGCGAACTGGATGACGGGACGGAAGGACCCGACGAGGAATGA
- a CDS encoding AmpG family muropeptide MFS transporter → MTSLDGSQQRPDLRTRISRALAVYLERRVLVILFLGFSSGLPLALSGSTLAVWMADYGVDLGQIGLYSLVGVPYTLKFLWAPVVDALRVPVLSRLMGRRRGWVVFSQLLLMAAIVMLGSLDPLTAPWLVAAGALAVALASATQDIVIDAFRVESLDEDQQAAGMACFVAAYRVGMLISTAGAIFVVSWLEDAGVARGVVWFYGYAAMAALVLVGIAAVAFAREPLVEEDEVEDAAADAIPEGDNPAMRLWTAAAGAFVDFLSKPYAVAILLFVLLFKFCDAFAGVMTAPFVIKLGFDKATYAAVVKGVGFGAVLAGGFAGGFIARALPITPSLWLAGILQIVSNLAFSWLAWVGVKTEALAVAIVIENFTGGIGTVIFVAYLSSLCTNATHTATQYALLSALAAVGRTVLASTSGFVAEATGWIVFFGLTALAGLPALVLLAWLHRVGHFGAIDRQRAEARAGQGGQ, encoded by the coding sequence ATGACGAGCCTCGACGGATCGCAGCAGCGGCCGGACCTGCGGACACGGATATCGCGCGCGCTCGCCGTCTATCTCGAGCGCCGCGTTCTGGTCATCCTGTTCCTGGGGTTCTCGTCCGGCCTGCCGCTGGCGCTGTCGGGCTCGACCCTCGCCGTCTGGATGGCCGATTACGGTGTCGATCTGGGCCAGATCGGCCTCTACTCGCTGGTCGGCGTGCCCTACACGCTGAAATTCCTCTGGGCGCCCGTCGTCGATGCCCTCAGGGTGCCGGTCCTGTCGCGGCTCATGGGGCGGCGGCGCGGCTGGGTCGTCTTCTCCCAGCTCCTGCTCATGGCCGCCATCGTGATGCTCGGCTCGCTCGATCCGCTGACCGCGCCATGGCTGGTTGCGGCAGGCGCGCTCGCGGTGGCGCTCGCCTCCGCCACGCAGGACATCGTGATCGACGCCTTTCGCGTGGAGAGCCTCGACGAGGACCAGCAGGCCGCAGGCATGGCGTGCTTTGTCGCCGCCTACAGGGTCGGCATGCTGATCTCCACCGCAGGGGCCATCTTCGTCGTCTCCTGGCTCGAGGATGCGGGGGTGGCGCGCGGCGTCGTCTGGTTCTACGGCTATGCCGCCATGGCCGCACTCGTGCTCGTCGGCATCGCCGCGGTGGCCTTCGCGCGCGAGCCGCTCGTCGAGGAGGACGAGGTGGAAGACGCGGCGGCGGACGCGATACCCGAGGGCGACAATCCGGCGATGCGCCTGTGGACGGCGGCCGCCGGCGCCTTCGTCGACTTCCTGTCGAAGCCCTATGCCGTCGCGATCCTGCTCTTCGTGCTGCTGTTCAAGTTCTGCGACGCCTTTGCGGGCGTGATGACGGCGCCGTTCGTCATCAAGCTCGGCTTCGACAAGGCGACCTATGCCGCCGTGGTCAAGGGCGTGGGGTTCGGCGCCGTGCTCGCGGGCGGCTTTGCCGGGGGCTTCATCGCGCGGGCCCTGCCGATCACGCCCAGCCTGTGGCTCGCCGGCATCCTGCAGATCGTGTCCAACCTCGCATTCTCGTGGCTCGCCTGGGTCGGCGTGAAGACGGAGGCGCTCGCGGTCGCCATCGTGATCGAGAACTTCACCGGCGGCATCGGCACGGTGATCTTCGTGGCGTATCTCTCCAGCCTGTGCACCAACGCCACCCATACGGCGACGCAATATGCGCTCCTGTCGGCGCTTGCCGCGGTGGGGCGCACGGTGCTGGCCTCCACCTCGGGCTTCGTGGCGGAGGCGACGGGCTGGATCGTGTTCTTCGGGCTGACCGCGCTCGCAGGGCTTCCCGCGCTCGTCCTGCTCGCCTGGCTCCACCGGGTCGGCCATTTCGGCGCCATCGACCGGCAGCGCGCCGAGGCGCGGGCCGGGCAGGGCGGTCAGTAG
- a CDS encoding YbaB/EbfC family nucleoid-associated protein, whose protein sequence is MKDLGQMMKQMQEFQSRMQDMQAGLEELQIKGTAGGGMVTVTVNGKGAMMGVDIDASLLTGDEKEILEDLIVAAHGDARAKMEEAVAEEMKKITGGLPLPPGLNLGL, encoded by the coding sequence ATGAAAGATCTCGGTCAGATGATGAAGCAGATGCAGGAGTTCCAGTCGCGCATGCAGGACATGCAGGCGGGGCTGGAAGAGCTGCAGATCAAGGGCACCGCCGGCGGCGGCATGGTGACGGTGACCGTCAACGGCAAGGGCGCGATGATGGGTGTGGACATCGATGCGAGCCTGCTCACCGGCGACGAGAAGGAAATCCTGGAGGATCTGATCGTCGCCGCCCATGGCGATGCGCGCGCCAAGATGGAAGAGGCCGTGGCGGAGGAGATGAAGAAGATCACCGGCGGGCTGCCCCTGCCGCCCGGCCTCAATCTCGGCCTGTGA
- a CDS encoding pilus assembly protein TadG-related protein yields MRGFGLRSAGASVLFMVGVIVFLSAIATSFDFARGIITRMQLHNAMDAAARAAAEQGLSEAEREIRAHSVFDHKYRAVAGRWHVHPRIDVTERSISLSAGLTIATAFMGLAGIHEFAIAESVTVPIRNSSPPRSSAREF; encoded by the coding sequence ATGCGGGGATTCGGATTGCGTTCGGCGGGCGCATCTGTGCTGTTCATGGTGGGCGTGATCGTGTTCCTCAGCGCGATCGCGACCAGCTTCGACTTCGCACGCGGCATCATCACGAGGATGCAGCTCCACAATGCCATGGACGCCGCCGCCCGGGCCGCCGCGGAACAGGGGCTCAGCGAGGCCGAGCGCGAGATCCGGGCGCATTCCGTCTTCGACCACAAGTACCGCGCCGTCGCCGGACGCTGGCATGTCCATCCGCGCATCGACGTCACCGAACGCTCGATCAGCCTGTCGGCCGGACTGACCATCGCGACCGCCTTCATGGGCCTGGCCGGCATCCACGAGTTCGCGATTGCGGAATCGGTCACCGTGCCAATTCGGAACAGCTCGCCTCCCCGGAGCTCCGCACGCGAATTCTGA
- the recR gene encoding recombination mediator RecR yields MSRDIVGAEIEHLIQLLSRLPGLGPRSARRVALHLIKNRDKLLTPLASAMAEARDKVVTCSQCGNVDTADPCTICTDPRRDNGIICVVEEVGDLWALERAAAINGRYHVLGGVLSAIEGIGPDDLNIEGLIRRAAEPGVSEIVLAVNATVDGQTTAHYITERLKGLDVAVSRLAHGVPVGGELDYLDEGTLAAAFKARRPY; encoded by the coding sequence ATGAGCCGGGATATCGTCGGTGCCGAGATCGAGCACCTGATCCAGCTTCTCTCACGCCTTCCCGGGCTCGGCCCCCGTTCGGCGCGGCGCGTCGCCCTGCATCTCATCAAGAACCGCGACAAGCTGCTCACGCCGCTGGCCTCTGCCATGGCGGAAGCCCGCGACAAGGTGGTGACCTGCTCGCAATGCGGCAATGTCGACACCGCCGATCCCTGCACCATCTGCACCGATCCCCGGCGCGACAACGGCATCATCTGCGTGGTCGAGGAGGTCGGCGACCTGTGGGCGCTGGAGCGCGCCGCGGCGATCAATGGCCGCTACCACGTTCTGGGCGGGGTGCTGTCGGCCATCGAGGGCATCGGACCGGACGACCTGAATATCGAGGGGCTGATCCGCCGCGCGGCCGAGCCAGGCGTCAGCGAGATCGTGCTCGCCGTCAATGCGACCGTCGACGGCCAGACCACGGCCCATTACATCACCGAGCGGCTGAAGGGCCTCGACGTCGCCGTCTCGCGGCTGGCCCATGGCGTACCGGTGGGCGGCGAGCTCGACTATCTGGACGAGGGCACGCTCGCCGCCGCCTTCAAGGCGCGCCGGCCCTACTGA
- the nudC gene encoding NAD(+) diphosphatase has translation MTDKAELAFIVNPLDRAAPRRGDPDWLKARREQEAVRNIAFVGDKVLVSANGATPHLAPPCPDWPGRAGAGERSVFLGLAPDGTAVFAELLDADEEAFAPFVARGDLQAIDLRSLASEGALPAEELGVLAQARSLLGWHATHRFCSTCGAPTEMGDAGYKRVCPSCGREHFPRTDPVVIMLAIRGDKCLLGRQSRFAPGVYSALAGFVEPGETIEDACRRELMEEAGIATGAVRYHSSQPWPFPSSLMIGLMADALDEEISLVDEELEDARWFTREEARAMLEGTHPDGIRAPNPIAIARHLLMSFVSGGRA, from the coding sequence ATGACCGACAAAGCCGAACTCGCCTTCATCGTTAACCCTCTCGACCGTGCGGCCCCCCGGCGTGGCGATCCCGACTGGCTCAAGGCGCGGCGCGAGCAGGAGGCGGTGCGCAACATCGCCTTCGTGGGCGACAAGGTGCTGGTCAGCGCCAATGGCGCGACCCCGCATCTCGCGCCGCCATGCCCGGACTGGCCGGGCCGCGCGGGCGCCGGCGAGCGGTCCGTGTTTCTCGGCCTCGCCCCTGACGGCACGGCGGTCTTCGCGGAGCTCCTCGACGCCGACGAGGAAGCCTTCGCGCCGTTCGTCGCGCGCGGCGACCTCCAGGCCATCGACCTGCGCAGCCTCGCCTCCGAAGGCGCGTTGCCGGCAGAGGAGCTCGGCGTTCTCGCCCAGGCGCGCTCGCTGCTCGGCTGGCATGCCACGCACCGCTTCTGTTCGACCTGCGGCGCGCCGACGGAGATGGGCGACGCGGGCTACAAGCGCGTGTGCCCGTCCTGCGGGCGCGAGCATTTCCCGCGGACCGACCCGGTGGTCATCATGCTCGCGATCCGGGGCGACAAGTGCCTCCTCGGCCGGCAGAGCCGATTCGCGCCGGGCGTCTATTCCGCGCTGGCCGGCTTCGTGGAGCCGGGCGAGACCATCGAGGACGCCTGCCGGCGCGAGCTGATGGAGGAGGCCGGCATCGCGACCGGCGCGGTGCGCTACCATTCGAGCCAGCCCTGGCCGTTCCCGTCCTCGCTGATGATCGGGCTCATGGCGGACGCCCTCGACGAGGAGATCTCGCTCGTCGACGAGGAACTCGAGGACGCGCGCTGGTTCACCCGCGAGGAGGCGCGCGCCATGCTCGAGGGGACCCATCCCGACGGCATTCGCGCGCCGAACCCCATCGCCATCGCGCGGCATCTCCTCATGAGCTTCGTGTCGGGCGGGCGCGCCTGA